From Penicillium psychrofluorescens genome assembly, chromosome: 1, one genomic window encodes:
- a CDS encoding uncharacterized protein (ID:PFLUO_000677-T1.cds;~source:funannotate), translating to MPMNSALYVDENCESRIDRFATIPEPGEGELFVETLYSGANPADIKHATHLGIYPAVLGYDFCGKVLKAPPDSQFQIGQIFAGFTPTGVDRPTKYGTHQDFMVSPEDMAFRVPSNLPKEHAACMATVAMTAADALYNIFGFSPPQETLSGENSGPILIWGSSSSVGLCAIQFARASGVYPILVTASPERHAMLTELGATHCFDYKSPTVSAEIQAVLSTAWCGPIRCAFDSVGSYTDGGSAEHLARCVPETAVLVSVVVQKDPKFKMPLASANRHVVIKIPGSPHPITIPARPADHQRAWSVMLWAVERYGTEFRLPSVEVFEGPAEEALEQVKAIGSSGRGFGKLVLKHPLT from the coding sequence ATGCCTATGAATAGTGCACTTTATGTGGATGAGAATTGCGAATCCAGGATAGACCGGTTTGCTACTATACCTGAACCTGGGGAAGGAGAGCTCTTTGTTGAGACCCTATATTCCGGCGCAAACCCCGCGGATATTAAGCATGCGACACATCTCGGGATATATCCAGCCGTACTTGGCTACGACTTCTGCGGAAAGGTTCTTAAGGCTCCGCCAGATTCGCAATTCCAAATTGGCCAAATATTTGCTGGTTTCACACCCACAGGTGTCGATAGGCCCACCAAATATGGCACCCATCAGGACTTCATGGTCTCCCCCGAGGACATGGCATTCCGTGTCCCTTCCAACCTTCCTAAGGAGCACGCTGCCTGCATGGCAACAGTGGCAATGACCGCAGCAGATGCGCTTTATAATATCTTTGGGTTTTCGCCCCCACAGGAGACCTTATCAGGAGAGAACTCCGGCCCAATTCTAATATGGGGCAGTTCCAGCAGTGTGGGCCTTTGCGCAATTCAGTTCGCTCGCGCAAGTGGTGTATATCCAATTCTTGTTACAGCATCTCCTGAAAGGCACGCCATGCTTACAGAACTTGGTGCCACGCATTGCTTCGATTACAAGTCTCCAACTGTCTCCGCAGAGATTCAAGCCGTTCTTTCTACTGCCTGGTGTGGACCAATAAGATGTGCCTTTGACTCGGTTGGAAGCTACACAGATGGCGGCTCTGCAGAACATTTGGCCAGATGTGTACCAGAAACTGCAGTGCTTGTATCTGTCGTTGTCCAGAAAGACCCGAAGTTTAAGATGCCTCTGGCTTCCGCAAACCGGCATGTTGTGATAAAAATACCTGGCTCTCCTCACCCAATTACGATCCCTGCTCGACCAGCTGATCATCAACGTGCTTGGAGCGTCATGCTTTGGGCAGTTGAGCGGTACGGCACGGAATTTCGGCTACCTTCGGTCGAAGTGTTCGAAGGTCCTGCAGAAGAGGCACTGGAGCAGGTCAAGGCCATTGGAAGCTCGGGTAGAGGATTCGGGAAGTTGGTCCTCAAGCATCCTCTGACTTAG